One part of the Treponema peruense genome encodes these proteins:
- a CDS encoding aminotransferase class V-fold PLP-dependent enzyme, translating into MSEDKTYSAYFDNAATTFPKPQIVYDFMNEFYRTNGGNAGRGNSTQSLSSGYLIQDTREKIQELFHAPSRQVVFTSGATMSLNIIIQGLIKGGVRNIYISPFEHNAVTRTLHEFEKEKKISVFELNLDRNLNYDSEKIRYAFENKKPDLVIISHASNVFGLISPVEKIFALAKKYGAVTLTDMAQTAGLVDLNLEQEIFDFAVFAGHKTLYGPTGIGGFLMKKNLSLENVFFGGTGFESAKQEMPSSLPEKFEAGTLNILGIAGLNASVKWILKTGIKNIYAKEIENREKLLKIFSNYEFVKIAGNKSENHYTGIVSVLLDGIPSDTADQIFSKQGISVRSGLQCAPSAHKTLGTFPAGTIRFSPGYFTIEEDFEKLENCFNYIEENL; encoded by the coding sequence ATGAGTGAAGATAAAACATATTCAGCGTATTTTGATAATGCTGCAACAACATTTCCAAAGCCTCAGATTGTTTACGATTTTATGAATGAATTTTATCGTACAAATGGCGGCAATGCAGGCAGAGGAAATTCAACACAATCATTGAGTTCCGGTTATTTGATTCAGGATACAAGAGAAAAAATTCAGGAACTTTTTCATGCTCCTTCCAGGCAGGTTGTTTTTACTTCTGGAGCGACAATGTCTTTGAATATAATAATTCAGGGGTTAATAAAAGGAGGAGTAAGAAATATTTACATTTCACCTTTTGAACACAATGCAGTTACAAGAACCTTGCATGAGTTTGAAAAAGAAAAAAAGATTTCTGTTTTTGAATTGAATTTGGACAGGAATTTAAATTACGATTCTGAAAAAATACGATATGCGTTTGAAAACAAAAAACCTGACCTTGTAATAATAAGCCATGCAAGCAATGTTTTTGGTTTGATATCTCCGGTAGAAAAAATATTTGCACTTGCAAAAAAATACGGGGCAGTTACTTTAACCGATATGGCACAGACTGCAGGCTTGGTCGATTTGAATCTTGAACAGGAAATATTTGATTTTGCTGTTTTTGCAGGTCATAAAACATTATACGGACCAACCGGAATAGGTGGTTTCTTAATGAAAAAGAATTTAAGTCTGGAAAATGTTTTTTTTGGCGGAACAGGATTTGAAAGTGCCAAACAGGAAATGCCTTCTTCGCTGCCCGAAAAATTCGAAGCAGGTACGTTGAATATTCTGGGAATTGCCGGATTGAATGCATCTGTTAAATGGATTTTAAAAACAGGTATAAAAAATATTTATGCAAAAGAAATTGAAAACCGCGAAAAACTGTTAAAAATATTCAGCAACTACGAGTTTGTAAAAATAGCAGGAAATAAATCTGAAAATCATTACACAGGTATTGTTTCTGTTTTGCTGGATGGAATTCCAAGCGATACTGCAGACCAGATTTTTTCTAAACAGGGCATAAGTGTAAGATCCGGCCTTCAGTGCGCCCCTTCTGCCCATAAAACACTGGGAACTTTTCCGGCTGGAACAATAAGATTCAGTCCTGGTTATTTCACCATCGAAGAAGATTTTGAAAAATTAGAAAATTGCTTTAATTATATAGAAGAAAATTTATAG